The following is a genomic window from Bacteroidota bacterium.
TCACAATTATTTCCGTTACGTTCGCAAAAAAGAATGTACTGAGAAAGATTCTTCATAAATTCTTGTTACCTTCACCTAACAAAAAATTAAATTGAAATATGTGTGGCATTGTAGGATACATCGGAAGCAAAGAAGCATATCCCATTCTCATTAAAGGATTGCACCGTCTTGAATATCGCGGCTACGACAGCGCGGGAGTTGCCATTCTCAATAAGGAATTGCACGTTTATAAATGCAAAGGGAAAGTTGCTGACCTTGAAAAACACATAGACAAAAAAGACACGCACGGAACCATCGGTATCGGGCATACACGCTGGGCAACGCACGGAGCGCCAAACGATATTAACGCGCACCCGCATTATTCACAGACAAAAAAATTAGTCATCATTCATAACGGAATCATTGAAAACTACGCACCGCTGAAAAAGGAATTACAGAAGCGCGGGCATAAATTCCAGAGCGATACTGATACAGAAGTTTTAATTCATCTCATCGAAGATATTTACGTGAACGAAAGCGTTGACCTGGCAGAAGCGGTTCGGCAAGCTTTGAACGAAGTGATTGGCGCGTATGCAATCGTTGTGCTTTCAAAAGATAATCCCGATGAACTCATCTGCGCAAAAAAATCCAGCCCGCTTGTAATTGGCATCGGCAAGAATGAATTTTTCATTGCATCGGATGCAACTCCCATTGTTGAGTACACAAAAAATGTTGTGTACCTCGAAGATGAAGAGATTGCTGTTGTCCCGCGAAAAGGAAAATTGGAAATCAAAACCATTCGCAATAAAAAGAAAACTCCTTACATACATGAACTCGAACTTCATCTCGAAGCGCTGGAAAAAGGCGGCTATCCGCATTTCATGCTCAAGGAAATTTATGAGCAGCCGCGCTCGGTTCGCGACAGCATGCGCGGACGATTGGTGACGAAAGAAGGAAAAGTAAAAGTGAACCTTGGCGGAATAAAAGATTACGAACAAAAAATGATTAACGCCAAGCGGATTATTTTTGTCGCCTGCGGAACTTCCTGGCATGCCGGACTTGTCGGAGAATATTTATTTGAAGACCTCGCGCGCATTCCCGTGGAAGTGGAATACGCTTCCGAATTCCGCTATAGAAATCCAATCATTGGCGAAGACGATGTGGTGATTGCAATTTCACAATCGGGCGAAACTGCCGACACGCTTGCCGCCATCGAACTCGCGAAATCAAAAGGCGCAACCATTATCGGAATTTGTAATGTAGTCGGCTCAACAATTCCGCGCACCACGCACGCGGGTTCTTACACGCACGCAGGACCGGAAATCGGAGTGGCATCTACCAAAGCATTCACTGCGCAAATCACTCTTCTTACTTTAATGGCGCTTCGCATTGCGAAAAAGAAAGGCAGCATTTCCGAATCAAGATATTTTGAATTAATAAATGAACTGGATGAAATTCCTGCGAAGATTGAAAAAATGCTGAAGAAAAATGATGAAGTAAAAAAACTTGCAAAGGTTTTCAAAGACGTTCACAACTTTCTTTATCTCGGAAGAGGATATACTTTTCCCGTTGCGCTGGAAGGCGCGCTCAAGCTGAAAGAAATTTCTTACATACACGCGGAGGGTTATCCTGCTGCTGAAATGAAGCACGGACCCATTGCACTTATAGATGATGACATGCCGGTGGTGGTGATTGCAACCAAAGGCGCATGGTATGAAAAAGTGATGAGCAACATACAGGAAGTGAAAGCGCGCAAAGGAAAAATAATTGCCATCGTTACCGAGCGCGATAAAGTTGTGAAGCAGCACGCAGATTATGTAATTGAAATTCCGGAGACCGATGAAATTCTTGTCCCGCTGATTTCAGTAATTCCCCTGCAGCTTCTCGCTTATCATATTGCGGTAATGCGCGGCTGCAATGTTGACCAGCCCAGAAATTTAGCAAAGAGCGTTACAGTAGAGTAAGATTATTCTGGAAGTTTGTTATCTTAGCAGTATAATCCTATTCTATTGAAAACAAAATTACTTTCTCTTTTTATTTTTTACTATGTAGGTGCGGGTGCACAAACAAATGTTCCCGGAGGAAATGTATATGGAGCTTGGACGCTTGCTGGCTCTCCGTATAATGTGAGCGGACACATTACTGTTCCAAAAGACTCTACTCTTACAATACAACCCGGAGTGAATATTGTTTTTCAAGGGCATTATAAATTTAATGTGCGAGGCAGGGTGTTTGCGGCAGGAACATCAAGCGATACGGTTGTTTTTACTGCTGCTGATACATCGATTGGATGGTGGGGAATGCGTTATGACAGCATTTTAGTAACCCAAGACTCTTCTCTTTTTGTTTATTGTAAACTGCAATATGGAAAAGCAAACACCGGAACCGGAAATGATTTGTATGGGGGAGCAATTATGGTAAATAATTTTTCTAAAATCAGAATTGCAAATTGCATGATTACAAATAATTTCTCTTCCGGAGGAGGCGGGATTTGTTTTAATTCTTCTAATGGCACCATTTCTAACTGTACTGTCAGCAATAATACCGCCTCGGTTTCTTCCGCCAATTCTAATACTTATTCTTACGGTGGCGGGATTTATTTTAGTTCTTTTTCGGGCACCATCTCTAACTGTACTGTTAGCAACAACTCAGTGTTTTCGTCTTCTTCTAATTCTTATGGTTCTTATTCTTATGGTGGAGGAATTTATTTTATAACTTCTTTTTTAGCCACTATCTCTAACTGCACCGTTAGCAATAACACCGCCTCTGCTTTTTCTTCTAATTCTCTTTATTCTTCTTCTTATGGTGGTGGGATTTATTTTGATTTAAGTGCCGCATTTCCACCTCCCACCGGTGGTACTATTACTAACTGCACCATTAGCAACAACACTTGCTCGAATGCTTATTATTCTTATGGCGGAGGAATTTATTTTTCTTCTTGGGCGTATTCTAATTTTGCAGGAGGATTTATTACTAACTGTACCATCCAAGACAACTCATCTTCTTCCGGTGGCGGAGGGATTTATTTTGGTTCTTTGCACTCAGGCCCTGTCATTACTAATTGCATCATTAATAATAACACTTCGCGCTATGGTGCCGGAATTGATTGTAGTTCCTATGGTGGTACTATTACTAATTCCACAATCAGCAACAATTTTTCTATTTCTTCTTTTTCTTACGGTGGCGGTATTTACGGAGGCATGGATACCATTGCTGACTGTATTATCAGCAATAATTCTTCTTCTTACGGTGGCGGAGTTTATTCTTCTTCTGGTGCCATCACAAATTGTGCTATTATTAATAATACCGCATTCAGTTCAAGTGAAGGAGGCGGAGGAATTTATTTTTTAGGTAGTCCTACAGTTACTAATTGTACCATTGCAAATAATGATGCAACTGGAACAAGCGGAGGAGGTGGAGGATTATTTTTCAAGAATAATTCTGACCCGGATTTTATTAATTGTATTCTATATGGTAACACCGCCTCCAGCGGCAATGGAGCAAATATTTATTTATATGATAGTTTGAGCAATCCATCTTTTTCTTATTGTGATATTCAGGGAAGCAGCGCGGCTATTTATAATAACTCGGGAACTTATTCGGGTTCTTATACTAACAACATAGATTCTGTTCCTCTTTTTGTTGCTCCTTCAGCGGGTGCTGGCACAGGTTTCAACGGGCTTATTGCAAACTGGCATCTTCAAACTACTTCTCCCTGTATTGATATGGGAGATCCGAACAACACAATCGGTTTTTATCCTGCCAGTGATTTAGGAGGAAATCCACGCGTAGTAGTTTGCAGGATAGATATGGGTGCGTATGAAGATCAAAACGGGCTGCCGTTTTTAGTTTCACTCTCTATTCAGCAAAATATTTATTGCGTTGGTAATGGCAACGGTGCAGCAACTGTCACAGTAAGTAACGGCACACCTCCTTATACATATAGTTGGAGCAGCGGAGAAACTACTTCTGCAGTTACAGGCCTTTCAGCTGGAACGTATACAGTTATTGTAACGGATGCAGGTAACTGTTCAAAGACGGGTATCGTTACCATTACACAACCCAATCTTATTATAAGCATGACATCTGTCCAAACAGCATGTAACGCAAATACAGGAACTGCTTCTGCTTCTCCTTCGGGTGGAACTTCACCTTATACTTTTATATGGAACAATGGCCAAACAACTTCAGTGACCACAGGGCTTGGCACAGGAAATTATACCGTTACAATTACGGATGCAAACGGGTGTACAAAAAATGCAATTGCTTATATTACACCAAAGCCCAGCCCCAATGTAACCACTTCTGCCACTCAAACTAATTGCTCGCCTTCGACCGGAACAGCAGCAGCCACCGCATTGGGTGGCGCCTCTCCTTATACTTATTTATGGAGCGATGGGCAAACTACTTCGGTGGCAACAGCACTTGCTGCCGGCAGTTATACGGTAGTTGTAACTGACAGCTATGGCTGTACAAAAACAGCAACTGTTTCTGTTACACAAAAATCTAATCCCAACGTAACTACTTCTACCACTCAAACTAATTGCTCTTCTCCAACAGGAACAGCGACCGCATCTGTATCTGGCGGCACCTTTCCCTATACGTATTTATGGAGCAACAATGCAACTACTCAGCAAGCAAATAATTTGGCAGCAGGAAATTATTCGGTAACAGTAACAGATGCGAATGGCTGTACTTCTTCTGACAGTGTTACAATTTCACAATTTCCTTCAGTTCTTACAAATCAAAATGTTTCCATTTGTAATGGTGATAGCATCTTGGTTGGAGGTAATTATCAAACAACAGCAGGAACATACAATGATACTTTGCAAACGGTGAATGGGTGTGATAGTGTTATTGTAACAGCACTTACAATAAATTCCTTACCATCCGTTTCCCTTTCCCTCAACCCCGATACAGTTTGTATAAGTTCAGGAGCATACGCCCTTACAGGAGGTTCACCAAACGGAGGGATTTATTCAGGAGCAGGAGTAAGCGCTGGAAATTTTAATCCAAGTATGGCAGGCAATGGATTGCACAATATTATTTACACCTACACCGATGCAAACAACTGTACCAACAGCGATACCGCGCATGTATTTGTAGATTTATGTACGGGAGTGCAAACTTATTTTAATAGTGAAGAAATTATTATTTCTCCCAATCCAACAACCGGAATTTTTACCATTCAATTTGCAGACCCTTCGACTTTGCTCAAGGTGACAGCCGTTGAAATTACAAATCTCTTGGGAGAAAAAATTTACTCATCGGTAATAAATTCAAGCAAGTCAGAAATTGATTTAAGCAAAACCTCCAAGGGAATTTATTTCATTAAAGTAATTTCAGAGGCGGGAGTTGTTACAAGAAAATTAATTCTCCAGTAAGATTTTCATTT
Proteins encoded in this region:
- the glmS gene encoding glutamine--fructose-6-phosphate transaminase (isomerizing) — translated: MCGIVGYIGSKEAYPILIKGLHRLEYRGYDSAGVAILNKELHVYKCKGKVADLEKHIDKKDTHGTIGIGHTRWATHGAPNDINAHPHYSQTKKLVIIHNGIIENYAPLKKELQKRGHKFQSDTDTEVLIHLIEDIYVNESVDLAEAVRQALNEVIGAYAIVVLSKDNPDELICAKKSSPLVIGIGKNEFFIASDATPIVEYTKNVVYLEDEEIAVVPRKGKLEIKTIRNKKKTPYIHELELHLEALEKGGYPHFMLKEIYEQPRSVRDSMRGRLVTKEGKVKVNLGGIKDYEQKMINAKRIIFVACGTSWHAGLVGEYLFEDLARIPVEVEYASEFRYRNPIIGEDDVVIAISQSGETADTLAAIELAKSKGATIIGICNVVGSTIPRTTHAGSYTHAGPEIGVASTKAFTAQITLLTLMALRIAKKKGSISESRYFELINELDEIPAKIEKMLKKNDEVKKLAKVFKDVHNFLYLGRGYTFPVALEGALKLKEISYIHAEGYPAAEMKHGPIALIDDDMPVVVIATKGAWYEKVMSNIQEVKARKGKIIAIVTERDKVVKQHADYVIEIPETDEILVPLISVIPLQLLAYHIAVMRGCNVDQPRNLAKSVTVE
- a CDS encoding right-handed parallel beta-helix repeat-containing protein, with product MKTKLLSLFIFYYVGAGAQTNVPGGNVYGAWTLAGSPYNVSGHITVPKDSTLTIQPGVNIVFQGHYKFNVRGRVFAAGTSSDTVVFTAADTSIGWWGMRYDSILVTQDSSLFVYCKLQYGKANTGTGNDLYGGAIMVNNFSKIRIANCMITNNFSSGGGGICFNSSNGTISNCTVSNNTASVSSANSNTYSYGGGIYFSSFSGTISNCTVSNNSVFSSSSNSYGSYSYGGGIYFITSFLATISNCTVSNNTASAFSSNSLYSSSYGGGIYFDLSAAFPPPTGGTITNCTISNNTCSNAYYSYGGGIYFSSWAYSNFAGGFITNCTIQDNSSSSGGGGIYFGSLHSGPVITNCIINNNTSRYGAGIDCSSYGGTITNSTISNNFSISSFSYGGGIYGGMDTIADCIISNNSSSYGGGVYSSSGAITNCAIINNTAFSSSEGGGGIYFLGSPTVTNCTIANNDATGTSGGGGGLFFKNNSDPDFINCILYGNTASSGNGANIYLYDSLSNPSFSYCDIQGSSAAIYNNSGTYSGSYTNNIDSVPLFVAPSAGAGTGFNGLIANWHLQTTSPCIDMGDPNNTIGFYPASDLGGNPRVVVCRIDMGAYEDQNGLPFLVSLSIQQNIYCVGNGNGAATVTVSNGTPPYTYSWSSGETTSAVTGLSAGTYTVIVTDAGNCSKTGIVTITQPNLIISMTSVQTACNANTGTASASPSGGTSPYTFIWNNGQTTSVTTGLGTGNYTVTITDANGCTKNAIAYITPKPSPNVTTSATQTNCSPSTGTAAATALGGASPYTYLWSDGQTTSVATALAAGSYTVVVTDSYGCTKTATVSVTQKSNPNVTTSTTQTNCSSPTGTATASVSGGTFPYTYLWSNNATTQQANNLAAGNYSVTVTDANGCTSSDSVTISQFPSVLTNQNVSICNGDSILVGGNYQTTAGTYNDTLQTVNGCDSVIVTALTINSLPSVSLSLNPDTVCISSGAYALTGGSPNGGIYSGAGVSAGNFNPSMAGNGLHNIIYTYTDANNCTNSDTAHVFVDLCTGVQTYFNSEEIIISPNPTTGIFTIQFADPSTLLKVTAVEITNLLGEKIYSSVINSSKSEIDLSKTSKGIYFIKVISEAGVVTRKLILQ